gtaaacgcgctgtgtcctgattgtctgaagatctgatctgcttgttcggatcaccgagatcgcatgttaatgccaagtgtaaacgcaccctgaGATACTGGGTTGCAACAGCAGCCATAGAAGGAAACTGATTAGCATGTTCATTCCAGTACTGAAGTGGGTCGCTTTTCTTAGGGGTGTTTTTTTCTGAGAGGTAGGTCTGCACTTGAGTTTCTGCTGATGTGGTACTCACGGACCGTCCCTGAGACTGCCTCTCTTGTAAGATTTCCTCAAAGGCAATGTCCAGGCTGCTACATGCGTCATGATGTGGTGCCTTGCTCACTGGCTCTGCTGCAGCCTCATTTTCCTCTGGCACTGCACTGACAGCCCTCCTCCCCTCTGTCTTTGCCACCTCCTGTATAAGGTGTTCCTTTGCAAGCAACAGGTTGGCTGACTTTGTGAAAAAGCTAGAAACAGATAAAAGTAACACACAATTCAAAACAATAAGACAAGAGACACCACATAGCACAGCTCTTCAGTTAGGCAACTGCCTACACATGTACtcaattaataaacaataaaaaaatctaacctTAGAACTAAATTACccaaaactaaattaaaaaggaagtaaaaaataaattggcTTAATACTGGTGTCTGGTGATGACTTGACTTTATATAAACATGATGTACAAAaggtgcattttaattttactataCTTGCCCATCTTTTTATCTGGGATCTAGAAGAGTGGCGATGTAGAAGAGTGGCTCAGTTTCAACATCAGCAAAGCGCTTCTCCACTGCCTACAGCAGAGTCctcttcattgtttttattcCCTGGTCATCATCTTCCTCCCGAGACAGAACACGTCTGAGGACTaatgagtgaatgaatgacTTAATGAATGCATGGGATTATAGTTTGTTTCAAACAACATCAATAAATGTTACAgtataaagtaataaataaaaacacaaattaccTGTTATGGCAGGGATCACATCAGCTGCAGTTGCAGTCTCCCTGCTCACATCCCTGGTCAGCTCTTCAAAGGGGGATAGCACATCAGCAGTCTTATTCATCAGCTCCCACTGGTGAGCTGTCAGTGTTGCTGGTAGAGTGCGCTCAGCTGCAAAGACACTAAGAGCACGTTTTTGTTGCAGTAGGCTCTGCAGCATGTAGAGGCTGCTGTTCCATCGTGTCTGCACATAAGAGAACATGATccactttatttttgtgcaaattAGGTGCAGAGCACGTAATGTATTAGTGGTGGTTTACTAAATCAAGTGTAtgggaaataataataaaatagaaatacatTAAAGAATGTTACGAGAGGAATCTCACCTGTACATCTTGCTGTGGGCGCTTGATATCCATATTTAGGTCCATCTGTATGTCTTCTAGTTGAGAGTAGGCCAACGGGGAGTGTTTAAAATGGCCTACAATCTTCCTTGCGTTGGCCAGGGTCTCTGTCACGCTGCGCTGAGACAGCAGGCCCTCATGCACACAGAGTTGACAGGAATGGGCGACACAGCCCACACTCGGCACCCCCATATCCCTCATAGCTTTCTTCATATTTGCCGTGTTGTCACGCAAAATTACGTGGACCCGTTGCTTGTCAATTCTCCAGTTGTTTAGCATCTTTTCCATCGATTGCTGGTGCGCTCTGCGGTGTGCGATCCGCGAAATTCCTGGACATGTAGGGTCGCATGGCGTAAATCAAAACTTGAGTCAATCCATTGTGTGGTAAGGCTTAGTAGCAGGGGCGTTTCCTCCGAGGAGGCAAGGGAGGCAGTGCCTCCCCTCCCCCTCCAAAAAAATCAAATGAGAATATTATCAACAGTTcagaaatataataatacaGCGGAATTAAACTTATTTATCTAAATATGAGATCAATCAGCATGTACAGCAGTGTGAAACAGCGACACCGCTTGACAGAATTCCAAAGGGAGGCAGTGTTTCTCTTGCCTCCTCTAAGCTCATTGACTTTCAATATACCCCTAAATCGTGCAGTGAGTTTGAGTGGGGGTAATTGAAAAGAATGGAGAAAAGTCACGTGAGAGGAGTCAATGCCTCCAAGGGGCTAAGATTGGAATAACTCATCAGTGAGATCATATCTCACGTCATCCCGCCTTCCTGCTTGTCTTCTTCATCAATTTTAAACTGCTGGCGCTAAAATAGATTgaactttaattaattttttattagttttattaatcgGGTGTACCTTAGGACCTGTAGGATAATAGGATTCGTGGCGGAGATGGCGGAGGCAGAGGAGATATCGATTGTTGACAGAATATTATGTGGTTTTTCATTCGAAACCTTGTCTTTTGAGGAGAAAAAAGCAATCAAATCTGGCGGAAGACCGCAGCCCACTGTCAATGTTAATAAACAAGGGAGAGGATTTTCTGTCAATTGGTACTCAAGAGTGGACTGGCTTACCGGGAGTAAAGAGAAAACCTGTTTGTTCTTTTGGCCTTGCCTTCTTTTCTCAAGTACCCGAAATGGCACATGGACAAAATATGGATTTGATGACGTTAAAAACTTGGAACGGGCAGTTCAACGACATGGCAAATCAAAGGACCATGTAAGTGCCCAAGTTAAACTTCATCTTTTGGGAAGAGTTCGTATAGAACATGTCTTGGATGAGGGAGCTAGACTTCAAGTTGAAAAGCATAACCAGACTGTGAGAAAAAATCGAGCAGTGCTCGAGCGCTTAATTGACACCACAACCCTTCTTGCCCGACAAGAACTAGCATTCCGCGGTCGCTATGAAAACGCTAGCTCGGACAACAAGGGTAATTACAGAGAATTTCTTGAATGTCAGGCTAAACATGATGAGTTGCTGGCGACGCATTTGCAGACAAGCACCGTGTTTTCTGGAACATCAAATCGTATTCAGAATGATCTAATTCACTGTATCGCTTCTGTCGTTTCCCAAACTGTTAAAACTGAAATCGATGCAGCTCCCTTCTTTGCATGGGAAGTAGACGAAACAACAGATAAGCAATCAAGCTCAACTGTCAATTTCTGTGCGATATGTTGATGGAAATGCAGCAATTCAAGAGAGGTTTATTGGATTTTTTAACGTGTCCGGTGGACGTGATGCACAATCTGTGTATGAAGTTGTTGCCACGGCGATGGCACCTTTTAGGTTTGAAGAGAAATTGGTTGCGCAAACATATGATGGGGCAGCCGTGATGGCCTCTGCATTGAATGGTCTACAAGCTAAAGTGAAAGCAGTGGCTCCCTCTGCTATGTTTGTGCATTGCTATGCACACAGGTTAAATCTTGTTCTTAGCCAGGGAGCAAAAAGCATACCAAGTGCACGAGTGTTTTTTGCAAATTTAGGAGGATTCGCGACGTTCTTTTCTCACTCTTCAAAGAGAACGGCTCTGCTGGAAGAGGTTGGCTGCTCTCGGTTGCCAAAAAGTGCTCCAACTAGATGGAACTTTAATTCACGGGCAGTGTCCAGTTGCCGAAAATCGCGAGAAGTTTCTAGATGTATTCAGGCGAATTGTTGATGCACCTGCCATGAATGATGACACTGTGCGAGGAGCTCTGGGCTTCATTGGATATTTGGAAAACTTTgagttcattttttttctttcaacatTCAAAGCAATTTTTTCTCTGACTGATGTTGTTTTTGACATTGTACAAAACAAGGCAATGGATATTGCATTTTGTAGAAAGAAAATCGACaatattctttccacattgGTGACTCTGGGTTCTGAAGACCACTTTACACAGGTGTATGACAGTGCTGCTCATCTACCTGATGTTCATGCTCCAAAGAGGTCTCGGGCCATGTTGAAAGAGGGAGTGGATGTTAAAGAGCATTATCAACTGCTTTACAAGTCTATAATTGACAACCAGACGAAGCAGATCAAACAGAGATTTGCTGATTTGGACAACTTAAAGTTTCTCCAGTTGTTGAACAATGCAATGTTTGAGCAGATGCGCAATGCATTTCCAGTTGAGGCAATACACTCTCTAATCACCTGCTATGGTCAACATTTTGATACAGAGAGGCTCAAATCAGAGTTACAAGTTTTTTATTCTGACAGAGACCTGCATGGAGAAAATGGCAAGTTGTGTGACCTCCTCAGAGAATTTAAGTCAAATG
This portion of the Triplophysa rosa linkage group LG20, Trosa_1v2, whole genome shotgun sequence genome encodes:
- the LOC130570966 gene encoding zinc finger BED domain-containing protein 4-like, producing the protein MEKMLNNWRIDKQRVHVILRDNTANMKKAMRDMGVPSVGCVAHSCQLCVHEGLLSQRSVTETLANARKIVGHFKHSPLAYSQLEDIQMDLNMDIKRPQQDVQTRWNSSLYMLQSLLQQKRALSVFAAERTLPATLTAHQWELMNKTADVLSPFEELTRDVSRETATAADVIPAITVLRRVLSREEDDDQGIKTMKRTLL